The region TGCAACTCTACCACGAACTGTTCCGGGCCTTTGCCAACAAGGCGGTGGTGTCGTCGTTGCACCGGCTGCACCTGCTGCTGCAGTTCGACTACATCTACCTGCTGGACCGGGGATGCATCGTGGACGAAGGAACGTTCGAGGACCTACGCCGCCGAAGCGAGCGATTTGCTGCCCTGTGGCAATACCAGGAGACCTTGCCCGTTGTGGTGTAAGGTATGCGTAAGATACTACGGTAATTCCGAAAAAATAACACGGCTGAGCCACCAAACTCACCGTCGAATTTGTACCTTCGTTCGTTTTCTTCACGCCTTTTCCCGCGACTTGTGCCCTTACTGCCGTGCGTCAATTCTGGTTCTGTTGGCTAGTCTGTCTGCTGGCGTTGCCTGCCTTTCGGGTGGCCGCTCAAGACGATCCCTACTTCCATTACCTGGGAGGGCAACAGGGACTGCGGGTCGGGAGCGCCAACTGCCTGTGGCGGGACCGCCAGGGCTTTCTCTGGATCGGCTCGTGGGATGGTGTGAGCCGTTATGACGGCTACCAGACCCGCGTTTTTCAGAACGACCCGGACGACTCTACTTCGCTTTCCAACAACCACGTGACGAGTCTGTTCGAAGATCCGCACGGCTACCTGTGGATCGGCACGAGCGGAGGGCTGTGTCGGATGAAACTGGAACACGAGCAGATTGAGCGGATTCAGCTACCGGCTCTGAAAAGTCAGCGCGTCAACGTGTTGTACGGCGAAGCCGGGCAGGAAGGGCTGTGGGTCAGTACGTTGGGGATAGACGGGGGCCTGGGGCGTCTTGACCTGCGTTCCGGGCAGTATCGGGCTTACCCGTGGCCGGATGCGTGGGAGGAAGTGCCGCACATCATGTCCTGCGCCGAAGACGAGCGCGGCATGTGGGTCAGCACCAACCGCAACGGCCTGCTTTGGCTCGACAAAACCACGGGCACGTGGCAGCCGGTGCCGCTGCCGAACGACGAACAACGCCTGGGCGAGGTCGTGCGGCAGCCTGATGGCGACTTGTGGGTCGCCGCCCGCACCAGCCTGGTACGCCTGACACCGTCGTATTCGCCCGAGGGGGAATTGCGGCCGCAGGAGGTCGTGACGGAAGTGGTGGCCACCGATTTTGGGGATCAGGTGCGGCAGTTACAACAGGACGCCTCGTCTCGACTCTGGATCGGAACGCGTCAGGGACTCTACGTGTATGATCCGGGGCAGCGCCGCCTGCGGCATTATGCGCAGACGTCGGACGAGAACGGCGGGTTGCACAGCAACCACATCAACGGCATGTACGTCGATTCGACCGGCAACCTTTGGCTTGGCTACGTGGAAGATGGGATCGATCTGGTGGCCCGTACGCCACAGAAGTTTCAACACATCCGCTACAAACAGGAAGAACCCAACGGCCTGAGCGCGCGCTACGTCCTCAATGCCTGGGAAGACCGGGACAGCATGCTCTGGATCGGTACTCTGGAAGGGGGCCTGAATCGGTACGACCGCCGGACCCGGACGTTTCGCCATTACCGGGCCGATCCCGGCAACCCTGCGGCACTACAGCACGACGCCGTGCAGTGCATGTTCGAAGATCGACAGGGAAATTTCTGGATCGGTACGTACGGCGGCGGGTTGCACCGCATGGACCGTGCTACGGGCCGGTTCACCCATTTTGGTCCGACGGACAATCGGCCGGCACCGCGCCTGGCGTTCACCATTTTTCAGGATCGTCGCGATCAACTCTGGATCGGCTCGTTCGACCAGGGCCTGTTCCGCTTCGATCCGACAACGGGTACGTTTACCCCCATTCCCCTGGCGTTCGACAGCCTGGGCAACACCACCATCCGCAACGTACTGAGCGTAGGAGAAGACCCGCAGGGAACACTATGGGTCGGTACCCTGCGAGAAGGGCTGTTCTGGCTCGACCCGGCGCTGGGGCAGTTGGTGCGCGCGGCAGGAAATGCCCCCGGTTCCGGCACCACCGTGTACCAGATTCGCCCGGGCAGCGACGGCAGTCTGTGGCTCGGGACCGACAGCGGGCTTTGGCGGTACGCCCAGGGGGGCGATGCGCGTAACCTGCCGGAGCCGCAACACTGGTGGAGTAAACACGGCCTGCCGAACGATCAGGTGCTAGGTCTGCTGGAAGACGACCTGCACCGGTGGTGGATCAGTACCAACCGGGGCCTGAGTCGGTTCGATCCTCAGACCCAAACGTTTTTGTCGTTCGACATGGCCGACGGCTTACAGAACCCGATGTTCGAAGTGGGAACCTGCCACCGGGGGGCGAGTGGTACGTTCTATTTCGGTGGGGTAAATGGGCTGAACGCCTTCAACCCCCTCAGCATGCCCATGAGCCAGCAGGCGCCGCCGGTGGTGCTGACGCAGTTGCAGGTGATGAACCAGCCGCTGGCGTCCAGCCGTACCGTGGCGGCGTCGTCGTACCTGCGGGAGCTGACGTTGTCCTACGACCAAAACTTCCTGGCGTTCGAATTTGCCGCGCTCGATTTTACCGCCGCTGAAAAAAATCAGTACGCGTACCAGTTGGAGGGGGTCGACGACGAACTGATTTACTCGGGCAACCGTCGGTTCGCTTCGTATCCTAACCTGTCGCCCGGAACGTACACCTTCCGGGCCATCGGGGCCAACCACGACGGCATCTGGAACAACGCCGGCGTTATGTTGCGCGTCACCATTACGCCCCCCTGGTGGCAGACGGGCTGGGCCTGGGCCTTGTATGTGGTGTTGCTGGCAGGCCTGTTGTACCTTGTTTTTCGCTATTTTCTCTACCAGGAGCGGCTGCGCAGTGCCCTGGCCCTCAAGCGGCTGGAAGCCGAGAAGTTACAGGAAATGGATCACCTGAAAACCAGCTTCTTTACCAACATCTCGCACGAATTCCGTACGCCGCTGACGCTTATTCTGGGGCCTTTGCAGGAGGTGCTGGCTGCGCTTCCCGCGCACGATCCGCAGGTTTCGCGGTTTCGGGGCATGCAACGGAATGCCCAGCGGCTGCTGTCGCTGATCAACCAACTGCTGGACGTCGCCAAGCTGGAAGCGGGTGAGGTACGAATCCAGGTGATGGCGGGCGATCTGCGGGAGGTGCTGCGCCGCCTGACGTTTTCGTTTTCGTCGCTGGCCGAGAGCCGCCGGATTCATCTGCTGCTCGATGTGCCCCTGACGGCCATTCCGGCCTATTACGATGCCGACAAACTGGAAAAGATTGTAGGAAACCTGTTGTCCAACGCGTTCAAATTCACCGACGAAGGGGGGCGCGTGCAGGTGACGGCCCTGGCGGAAACGCCCGGGTGGGTATCGCTCTACGTGAAAGACACGGGCGTCGGCATTCCGGCCGACCAGTTGGAGCGGGTCTTCGACCGGTTTCATCAGGTAGACGGTTCTGCCACCCGGCAGCACAACGGCACTGGCATCGGCCTAACGTTGACGAAGGAGCTGGTGCAACTACACGGCGGACAAATTTCGGTGCAGAGCCAGGAGGGCGTGGGGACCGAATTCTGGGTTCGGTTGCCCATTGCATTAGCCACACTGCCGGCCAACGTGGTGGTGACGACGGCCGCACCTGTGACCGAGGTAGGAGAGGCGGACGTTTCTGAGGAGCTCGCCGCCCTGCCCGAAACGGTTGCCGCACCCGAAGCGCCTCTGTTGTTGATCGTCGAAGACCATCCGGACGTGCGGGCCTACATCCGCAGTTGCTTTGCCGGGCAGTACCGGCTCGCCGAAGCGCACGACGGGGAAGAAGGCCTGGCGAAAGCGCTGCGCGAAATTCCCGACCTGATCATCTCGGACCTGATGATGCCACGCCTCGACGGCCTGGCGCTGACGCGGCACCTCAAACGCGACGTGCGGACCAGCCACATTCCCGTGATCTTGCTGACGGCCAAAGCCTCGGTCGAAAGTAAAATCGACGGCCTGGACGAAGGCGCCGACGACTACCTGACCAAACCTTTTGTGCCGCAGGAATTGCAGGCGCGGGTGCGGAATTTGATTGAGCAGCGGCAGCGTTTGCGGAAACGCTATCGTGAGCAATTACGCGATGTGGACCGCGCTCACGGGGGTATGGTGCCCGAGACAGAAGCTGCCCCCGCCGTGCAGGTCAGCTCCGTTCAGGTGCCTTCGGCCGACGAACGGTTCTTGCAGCGCGCCATTGCGCTGGTAGAGCAACACCTGGCCGACGAGCATTTCGGCACGGATCAGCTGGCGGAGGCGCTGACCCTGAGCCGCATGCAGCTGTATCGCAAATTGAAGGCTCTGACGGGCCAGGCACCTGTAGAATTTATTCGTACCCTACGCCTGCAACGGGCCGCTCAACTGCTGCGGCAGCGGTACGGAGCCGTTTCGGAAATTGCGTACCTGGTTGGGTTTCAAAACCTGTCCTACTTCGCCAAATGCTTCAAGGAGCAGTATGGTGTAACGCCCTCCGCCTACATGGAAGAGTCGTCGGCCGAACCGGCGGTAGAATAATTACTCTACCGCATTGACTTCCAGCACCACGCTGCTGCGGCGTCCGTTCACCTGTGGATTGACGCCGACCTGCATGAGGTAATCACCGGAATACACGGATTCTTCTCCGAAGGGCGTGCGCGCATCGGGGTAGAGGTTCAACTCACGAATCCGGTACTTCTTGGCGGGGTCCAGCCCCTTCAGGCGCACCGGCAGGTGGCTCCCGGCCTGGAAGCGCTCGCTCACCAGGTACGAAAACCACACGGCCCGGTTCTGCGCCTCGTTCACGTACAGGAGCGACGCGACGTCGCCCTCGTAAGGTGAAGCCAGGCGGTACTGATCGCCCTGCCAGATCACGTCCTGCATCTTTTCGTACTGCTGCAACGCCTGTTGCGAAAACCGCAGTTCTTTTTCGGGAAGTTCGCCGACCACGATGTCATACCCCAGCTTGCCCATCATCGCCACGTCTGTCCGGTACTTGAGGGATTGATCGCCCCATTCGGTAATGTGGTTGCACGTGGCCAGGGCCGGGTAGAAGTAGGAGTAGTTCCACTGGATAAACACCCGCTCCAGACCGTCGGTGTTGTCGCTGGGCCAGAATTCGGTGAAGTACCGGAGGGCACCGTAATCGACGCGCCCGCCGCCACCCGAGCAGAGCATAAGGGGCAGTGTGGGGTAC is a window of Catalinimonas alkaloidigena DNA encoding:
- a CDS encoding two-component regulator propeller domain-containing protein yields the protein MRQFWFCWLVCLLALPAFRVAAQDDPYFHYLGGQQGLRVGSANCLWRDRQGFLWIGSWDGVSRYDGYQTRVFQNDPDDSTSLSNNHVTSLFEDPHGYLWIGTSGGLCRMKLEHEQIERIQLPALKSQRVNVLYGEAGQEGLWVSTLGIDGGLGRLDLRSGQYRAYPWPDAWEEVPHIMSCAEDERGMWVSTNRNGLLWLDKTTGTWQPVPLPNDEQRLGEVVRQPDGDLWVAARTSLVRLTPSYSPEGELRPQEVVTEVVATDFGDQVRQLQQDASSRLWIGTRQGLYVYDPGQRRLRHYAQTSDENGGLHSNHINGMYVDSTGNLWLGYVEDGIDLVARTPQKFQHIRYKQEEPNGLSARYVLNAWEDRDSMLWIGTLEGGLNRYDRRTRTFRHYRADPGNPAALQHDAVQCMFEDRQGNFWIGTYGGGLHRMDRATGRFTHFGPTDNRPAPRLAFTIFQDRRDQLWIGSFDQGLFRFDPTTGTFTPIPLAFDSLGNTTIRNVLSVGEDPQGTLWVGTLREGLFWLDPALGQLVRAAGNAPGSGTTVYQIRPGSDGSLWLGTDSGLWRYAQGGDARNLPEPQHWWSKHGLPNDQVLGLLEDDLHRWWISTNRGLSRFDPQTQTFLSFDMADGLQNPMFEVGTCHRGASGTFYFGGVNGLNAFNPLSMPMSQQAPPVVLTQLQVMNQPLASSRTVAASSYLRELTLSYDQNFLAFEFAALDFTAAEKNQYAYQLEGVDDELIYSGNRRFASYPNLSPGTYTFRAIGANHDGIWNNAGVMLRVTITPPWWQTGWAWALYVVLLAGLLYLVFRYFLYQERLRSALALKRLEAEKLQEMDHLKTSFFTNISHEFRTPLTLILGPLQEVLAALPAHDPQVSRFRGMQRNAQRLLSLINQLLDVAKLEAGEVRIQVMAGDLREVLRRLTFSFSSLAESRRIHLLLDVPLTAIPAYYDADKLEKIVGNLLSNAFKFTDEGGRVQVTALAETPGWVSLYVKDTGVGIPADQLERVFDRFHQVDGSATRQHNGTGIGLTLTKELVQLHGGQISVQSQEGVGTEFWVRLPIALATLPANVVVTTAAPVTEVGEADVSEELAALPETVAAPEAPLLLIVEDHPDVRAYIRSCFAGQYRLAEAHDGEEGLAKALREIPDLIISDLMMPRLDGLALTRHLKRDVRTSHIPVILLTAKASVESKIDGLDEGADDYLTKPFVPQELQARVRNLIEQRQRLRKRYREQLRDVDRAHGGMVPETEAAPAVQVSSVQVPSADERFLQRAIALVEQHLADEHFGTDQLAEALTLSRMQLYRKLKALTGQAPVEFIRTLRLQRAAQLLRQRYGAVSEIAYLVGFQNLSYFAKCFKEQYGVTPSAYMEESSAEPAVE